Proteins encoded in a region of the Pedosphaera parvula Ellin514 genome:
- a CDS encoding ABC transporter permease — MQSFEVFKHPDTGYQAVKRGFSWPGFFFTWIWAFSRRMWLTGIILLLIALPIVLLFVEVFRENPILALTSALLFMLTVGLRGNGWRSHNLEVRGGRLLGTMKARDAAEATSKVAASGGTIPADLKAGPRSAGLLAVPQSVQRIFAMVTLTWKAAFRYRLFWVLTGLLLCAVVGLPLLIKDDGTAEGFTQILLTYTLSAITAILGFCTLWLACGTLARDVEECQIQMVAVKPIGRWQIWLGKWLGIITLNAALLAISGFSIYGLLEYRAKKLPAEEQVKLRNEVLVSRGSAKEQNMAPVIEKETDKRFEERIKKSGTKGIDLKTVRQQISEQVKAELQVVPPNGVRPWVIHLGSAKDSLKNQPLYIRSKFNTADASASGTFYGQWQVGLPKKTAIWQSDVMSLAPETFHEFRIEPNLFDDKGDLYILFHNPNEVAMLFPLDEGMEVLYREGGFALNFARGLTIIFCWMALLAALGLAAASFLSFPVAAFVCVAVLTMVFSSGTLSNVVSEGTIMGYNEEKGTVGHSVLDQVMVPTFKGILQIINLARDFSPIDSLSTGRSITWTQLGLAAAQIVLLLGGILAVGGIFIFNRRELATAQGTN, encoded by the coding sequence ATGCAATCATTCGAGGTTTTCAAGCATCCCGACACAGGTTACCAAGCCGTCAAACGCGGCTTTTCGTGGCCGGGATTCTTTTTCACCTGGATATGGGCATTCAGCAGGCGGATGTGGTTGACGGGAATTATTCTACTCCTGATAGCACTGCCCATAGTTTTACTGTTTGTTGAGGTATTTCGAGAAAATCCAATCCTCGCGCTGACCAGTGCGTTGCTGTTCATGTTGACTGTAGGGCTCAGGGGAAACGGATGGCGCAGTCATAACCTGGAAGTGCGCGGTGGCAGGCTGCTGGGCACGATGAAGGCCAGGGATGCAGCAGAGGCGACGAGCAAGGTGGCGGCATCAGGTGGAACCATTCCGGCGGATTTGAAGGCAGGTCCAAGGTCGGCGGGTTTACTGGCCGTCCCGCAGTCGGTGCAGAGAATTTTTGCCATGGTTACGTTGACCTGGAAGGCAGCTTTTAGATATCGCCTGTTTTGGGTTTTGACGGGATTGCTGCTATGCGCCGTGGTGGGATTGCCGTTGTTGATCAAGGATGATGGAACGGCGGAAGGTTTTACCCAGATTTTGCTGACCTACACGTTGAGCGCGATTACGGCGATACTTGGGTTTTGCACGTTGTGGCTGGCTTGTGGGACACTGGCGCGGGATGTGGAGGAATGCCAGATTCAGATGGTGGCCGTGAAGCCAATTGGGCGGTGGCAAATCTGGTTGGGCAAGTGGTTGGGAATTATCACCCTGAACGCGGCGTTGCTGGCGATCAGCGGATTCAGCATTTATGGATTGCTGGAATATCGCGCGAAGAAACTGCCGGCTGAGGAGCAGGTGAAGTTAAGGAATGAAGTGTTGGTATCGCGCGGGTCGGCCAAGGAACAGAATATGGCGCCGGTGATCGAGAAGGAAACCGACAAGCGATTTGAAGAACGGATCAAGAAGAGCGGCACCAAAGGCATCGATTTAAAAACTGTCCGCCAACAGATTAGTGAACAGGTGAAAGCGGAGTTGCAGGTGGTGCCTCCCAACGGTGTGCGCCCCTGGGTCATTCATCTTGGCTCGGCCAAGGATTCTCTGAAGAACCAGCCGTTGTATATCAGGTCAAAATTTAATACGGCGGATGCGAGTGCGTCGGGAACCTTCTACGGACAATGGCAGGTGGGTCTGCCCAAGAAGACCGCCATCTGGCAGAGCGACGTGATGAGCCTGGCCCCGGAAACATTTCATGAATTTCGAATCGAGCCCAATCTGTTCGACGACAAGGGCGATCTCTACATTCTGTTCCATAATCCCAACGAAGTGGCGATGCTATTTCCATTGGATGAAGGGATGGAGGTTTTGTATCGGGAGGGCGGGTTTGCGCTTAATTTTGCACGTGGGCTGACGATTATTTTTTGTTGGATGGCGTTACTGGCGGCCCTGGGGTTGGCGGCGGCGAGCTTTTTGTCATTTCCGGTGGCGGCGTTTGTGTGTGTGGCGGTTTTGACGATGGTGTTTTCCAGCGGCACGCTTTCGAACGTGGTCTCCGAAGGGACGATCATGGGTTATAACGAGGAGAAGGGGACGGTTGGACATTCCGTCCTGGATCAGGTCATGGTGCCAACCTTCAAAGGCATATTGCAAATCATCAATCTGGCGCGGGACTTTTCACCGATCGATTCGTTGAGCACGGGGCGAAGCATCACTTGGACACAATTGGGCCTGGCGGCAGCACAGATTGTGTTGTTGCTGGGTGGGATTCTGGCTGTGGGTGGGATTTTCATCTTTAATCGGCGCGAGTTGGCCACTGCCCAAGGAACCAATTAA